From Toxorhynchites rutilus septentrionalis strain SRP chromosome 2, ASM2978413v1, whole genome shotgun sequence, a single genomic window includes:
- the LOC129768282 gene encoding transcription initiation factor TFIID subunit 11, with protein MENILEPSSSDDNMAPEGKKDIQSLLSSEDDLFDGPPNSTIKIEPTQLQDDASHRSSYSLKTEFEDIILPEISREINTVDTASREQIRMEQELSKLKEMKTKKMVEEEELEKMQVLVSNFTEEQLDRYEMYRRAAFPKAAVKRLMQTITGCSVSQNVVIAMSGIAKVFVGEMVEEALDVMEQNGETGAVQPKYLREAVRRLRARGQIPNGRGHKQFFKMN; from the exons ATGGAGAATATTTTAGAACCTAGCAGTTCCGATGATAACATGGCACCGGAAGGCAAGAAAGACATACAGTCGTTGCTATCATCGGAGGATGATTTATTTGATGGTCCGCCTAATTCAACAATCAAAATTGAACCAACCCAGCTGCAGGACGATGCTTCCCACAGGTCGTCGTACTCCCTGAAAACCGAATTCGAGGATATAATTCTTCCGGAAATCAGCCGCGAGATCAACACTGTCGATACGGCGAGCAGGGAGCAGATCCGAATGGAACAAGAGCTATCGAAACTGAAGGAGATGAAGACTAAGAAAATGGTTGAGGAAGAGGAATTGGAGAAAATGCA AGTTCTCGTTTCGAACTTCACGGAAGAACAACTGGATCGCTATGAAATGTACCGAAGAGCAGCCTTCCCGAAGGCAGCCGTGAAACGACTAATGCAAACTATCACCGGTTGTTCCGTGTCCCAGAACGTAGTGATAGCCATGTCCGGCATAGCGAAGGTGTTCGTGGGGGAAATGGTGGAAGAAGCACTGGATGTTATGGAACAGAACGGTGAAACGGGAGCGGTTCAACCGAAGTATCTTCGTGAAGCAGTACGAAGATTGCGAGCACGGGGACAGATACCTAACGGGCGGGGacataaacaattttttaaaatgaacTGA